In a genomic window of Quercus lobata isolate SW786 chromosome 4, ValleyOak3.0 Primary Assembly, whole genome shotgun sequence:
- the LOC115988138 gene encoding A-agglutinin anchorage subunit — protein MASACVNNIGMSPESFIDLAPATYGWLSPRISFSRDDDSSKLAAPKPPPAKSPPPSELPDLDAPAGDFEFRLEDPVAMLPADELFSDGKLVPLQLSSVKPQVNDATISEIRSPESPKTRRRPEISSTDPYLFSPKAPRCSSRWKDLLGLKKLYHNSNPKPDPKTTPSSTTTTTTNTKSLKHFLQRSSKSATTSSLSLSSSCDLSLSLPLLKDTDSSSSESLLSSSRFSLSSSSSSGHELEDLPRLSLDSEKQNPNPNPNPNPISIHRNPLKMRPVKPKQTRQMDSNGGNNSKNVRTGRSYTKEAQSTSRGVSVDSPRMNSSGKIVFQSLERSSSSPSSFNGGPRFKHRGMERSYSANVRVTPVLNVPVCSLRGPYSSKSFGFGQLFSSPQKRETGGNSRGHSYYHSSNSKNRTDRI, from the coding sequence ATGGCCTCAGCATGTGTAAACAACATCGGAATGTCGCCGGAGAGCTTCATCGACCTAGCTCCGGCGACTTACGGCTGGCTCAGCCCTCGCATCTCCTTCAGCCGCGACGACGACTCTTCAAAGCTCGCGGCTCCCAAGCCACCGCCGGCGAAATCGCCGCCTCCCTCCGAGCTACCAGATCTGGATGCACCGGCCGGAGATTTCGAGTTCAGGCTGGAAGATCCAGTGGCCATGCTCCCCGCCGACGAGCTCTTCTCCGACGGAAAGCTCGTGCCACTACAGCTCTCGTCGGTCAAACCTCAAGTCAACGATGCCACCATTTCCGAGATCAGGTCGCCGGAGTCTCCAAAAACTCGCCGGAGACCCGAGATCTCCAGCACCGACCCGTACCTCTTCTCTCCCAAAGCTCCGAGATGTTCTAGCCGTTGGAAAGACCTTCTCGGCCTCAAAAAACTCTACCAcaactcaaacccaaaacccgACCCAAAAACGACACCGTcgtccaccaccaccacaaccacaaacacCAAATCCCTCAAACACTTCCTCCAACGAAGCTCGAAGTCTGCCACCACATCATCATTATCTCTATCTTCCTCATGCGACTTGTCGTTGAGCCTCCCTTTGTTAAAAGACACAGACTCTTCCTCATCCGAGTCGTTATTATCTTCTTCTCGATTCTCGCtttcctcctcttcctcctccggCCACGAGCTCGAAGATCTCCCCAGACTCTCCCTCGACTCCGAGAAACAAAACCcgaacccaaacccaaacccaaacccgatTTCAATCCACCGCAACCCGCTGAAGATGAGACCGGTAAAACCGAAGCAGACAAGGCAAATGGACAGCAATGGCGGCAACAACAGCAAAAACGTGAGAACAGGAAGGAGTTATACGAAAGAAGCTCAATCGACGAGTAGAGGAGTATCGGTCGATAGTCCGAGAATGAACTCGTCTGGGAAGATAGTGTTTCAGAGCTTGGAACGAAGCTCGAGCAGTCCGAGTAGTTTCAACGGTGGGCCCAGGTTTAAGCACAGAGGAATGGAGAGGTCCTATTCGGCAAACGTGAGAGTAACCCCGGTTCTCAATGTGCCGGTTTGTTCGCTCCGTGGCCCGTATTCCAGTAAATCGTTTGGGTTCGGACAGCTTTTCTCGTCGCCGCAGAAACGAGAAACCGGAGGCAACAGCAGAGGCCATTCATATTATCATAGTAGTAATAGCAAGAACCGCACCGATCGAATCTGA